In Nonomuraea sp. NBC_00507, the following are encoded in one genomic region:
- a CDS encoding FAD-dependent monooxygenase gives MRIVVVGAGLGGVTAAVGLHRLGHEVTLFERGAELREAGTGIVVMPNGLRALDALGLAEDVRGHIMPAARAGLRDWRGRPLLITDAVQAQQKVGTPAIIDRAELHRALRAPLPADLVRTATPVERLEPDPTGVTVISDGDPVARADAVIAADGIGSKLREQLFPGHPGLRRTGRMDLRGMLPRPPGPVTDLLASQLVDRRSGAMFGLFPVGEHRLYWFTDSVLHGTPPGAEEARRQMLSLMADWHPLVTALIEATPPADIYVDPIARLAEPLPSFTVGRVALLGDAAHAMPPDLGQGASQAFEDAAALTRHLSGAEPSDVAQRLLRYDAERRPSANRMMRAASRQSRLTSQTGVAAWLRDALLRAIPSRLATRQLAALWHA, from the coding sequence ATGAGGATCGTGGTGGTCGGTGCCGGGCTCGGAGGAGTGACGGCCGCGGTGGGGCTGCATCGCCTGGGCCACGAGGTGACACTCTTCGAACGGGGCGCCGAACTCCGGGAAGCGGGCACCGGGATCGTGGTCATGCCCAACGGGCTCCGCGCGCTGGACGCGCTGGGGCTGGCTGAAGACGTTCGCGGGCACATCATGCCTGCCGCCCGCGCGGGATTGCGGGACTGGCGCGGACGCCCGCTGCTGATCACCGATGCGGTCCAGGCGCAGCAGAAGGTCGGGACGCCCGCCATCATCGACCGGGCTGAACTGCACCGGGCGCTACGCGCCCCGCTGCCCGCCGACCTGGTGCGAACCGCGACCCCGGTCGAGCGCCTGGAGCCCGACCCCACCGGGGTAACCGTGATCAGCGACGGCGACCCCGTCGCAAGAGCGGACGCCGTGATCGCGGCCGACGGCATCGGCAGCAAGCTGCGCGAACAGCTCTTTCCCGGCCACCCCGGGCTACGGCGGACCGGCCGGATGGACCTGCGCGGCATGCTGCCCCGCCCTCCCGGCCCGGTAACAGACCTGCTCGCCAGCCAGTTGGTCGACCGCCGCAGCGGGGCGATGTTCGGCCTGTTCCCCGTCGGCGAGCACCGCCTGTACTGGTTCACCGACTCCGTCCTGCACGGCACGCCGCCCGGCGCGGAGGAGGCACGCCGGCAGATGCTGTCCCTGATGGCCGACTGGCACCCCCTCGTCACGGCACTGATCGAGGCCACCCCGCCCGCCGACATCTACGTCGACCCGATCGCTCGCCTGGCCGAACCCCTGCCCTCGTTCACGGTCGGCAGGGTCGCGCTCCTCGGCGACGCCGCGCACGCCATGCCACCCGACCTCGGCCAGGGCGCCAGCCAGGCCTTCGAAGACGCGGCCGCACTAACCCGCCACCTGAGCGGCGCAGAGCCGTCAGACGTCGCCCAGCGGCTCCTGCGCTACGACGCCGAGCGCAGGCCCAGCGCCAACCGCATGATGCGGGCGGCGTCCCGGCAATCGCGGCTGACCTCCCAGACCGGCGTCGCCGCGTGGCTTCGCGACGCGTTGCTGCGCGCGATACCATCCCGGCTGGCCACCCGGCAGCTTGCCGCCCTCTGGCACGCCTAA